The following is a genomic window from Carassius gibelio isolate Cgi1373 ecotype wild population from Czech Republic chromosome B7, carGib1.2-hapl.c, whole genome shotgun sequence.
ggatttattttaatgttgtgattttgtttgtgtgcggcagtcgtcagtgaggggctgtcgcgctgttttgtctttattttattattaaacttaattttgattgtctgccgtttcccgcctccttcttcacACAAAAGAActttgttacaatatatatatatatatatatatatatatatatatatatatatatatatatatatacactgttgtTGCGCTTTAAAGCATAGAATATTTGAATAAATGTCATACTAACAAATTACACTGTATATCCACTCTTACGATTTAAAATATAAGATCTTTGGACAGCTCCAAAACTGACACTTGATCAAGTGTCAAAGTGCCAAATTTTTGTTAtgcaaatacaaatataaaagcaTAATGAAGCCATTTATAACACCATTGTTAATCTAATAAATCTTAAAACATTATGGGATTCACAATCTTTCCACTCTCTATTTCACTTTTCAACTCTTCTAAGCAAAATTGCATGCATCCTTGGAATTAATTCCTATGTCACTGCTGCATTTCCATtccattcaaatatatattaatgaaaatgagcaccacattaataaatataaattttaaaatgaatacaaaatgtcaaagaaataaaaacattgtccACCAAgccagggccgtgcagagacctttggaggggcaggtgctcaaagtataaaaggggcaaatggaacaaggttttaaatggcgctgttcaaaatatcaatacagctatatattgtgatgcattccttgcggattcacgtatcgatatggatggttatgtattgatacagcagcaaatgctttgaagcaaagaaacaatagagaagacaattttaagtttaaaataataacagctctgggattagaaactgaaatgtcttaaattgtcccaacctgatggctttttcttctctgtttcagcattaatctattattttaaccatcactactactcttgcacctaatcaataagtccaccttaaatattgatactgtaaaatactgttgtagttgttattgtctaaaattgaacacctttgcaacgtaaacaaatgacaggctacatttgttattcatatccttcacactgcactttgatgtcaggtatatcatgcatttttttattgacattgatatttttacatttatttccagagaaatattattgagtttaaaggctaaagtggtcttgctgttgtaaacactgttgctattgtagaaaaaaaaaaatatttgcgtcacatttaaaatataattatataattaattcctgaatttttataatgataattcagagaatgagaaaatctgaataatccttaccagtgttgtgataattatttttaaggcattcaacgtgttaaaaaataaataagtactgtaatataataaaagtttagtcaaataacataaaaaagaccagacccctcgatgcctgtgaaacctttctccctcaaacagcacgctagtgttactactacaggctacacacagcaacttatctgcatgttctcacatcatatcgttcttgtaaaataataataagtaaataaacatcaaatacacttagctgagaatgaaacaccacttaccagctgccacggttctgaaaatacaattaaaaatgcgcGTGCGGCCTGAAGAATTTTCCccgtcaggtgaaaggtcatcatattggtcatttatttacgactaaattattattaataaattgtaataatattatgattgggcgttggcaggcattcacaaaagggtatgttattacaaaaaaaaattcgaggaaattttgctttgacaaaagggcacttttggggcaaaggagcaggtgctcaagtgaaccggttctttcggacaattcgatcaaataaaccatttgaaaaaaaaaaaacggttcaccggttcttttgcgcttgatgtaatgtcattagcgatgactgcccttaattcaagccttcagtttacccgcgcttataacataagcacagaatcagttcagaatcaatcaccaaaagaaccagttcttttcagacgagctgtgagtcagtctgcttcacactgaatcacacatgcgcagtatcatcagctcctcggttctcgacgaatcagacgcgtctgacagaaacggttctcaatGAGCGCTTGagaactcctgacctgatatttagatatactattcttcaataaatatatttgtttgacagggaagctgtgcgcaaacaggaatatatattagttaaaaaataataataaaaaaaaacaccccagaaaaaagggcactttctctccaggaataaaaagggcaggtgctcaagccccctttgatgtctatgtgtgcacgtgcctgcacCAAGCTCAGTTCCTCTTTGAATAAACTGTCATAATATTAGGATTTTGGAATATTTGATATCCAGTACAAAGTATATAAGTTGCAGAATGCAACTACTGTGATTATGTGTATTTACAGTACATACAGCTGCACTGCTGTACATGAAGGTAATAGGCCATGTGAAGAGATTTACAGGACCTGTGAATCAGTGCAGATGGACACTGTCACTGAATCTGAGAACACACTTTATCAGTGTGGATGGAAGACGTACATCCAACTGGGTAAGGGTTACTTGCAGTAAACATGACACAATTACTTTTTCACGCAAATTTAATAGAGCTGAATTCATTTAATAAGCTTATTTGACAGATGCTAAATATAAAATCCTCTAATTTACCTTTCAGGAaggtttatttattgatttatttatttttgcagtctAGTTAACAGAGGATATTAGACAAAATAACAAAACTCATGGTCATTTCCACCACACAAGTATTATCAACtataattattcatataaaatTGAGGTTATCAGTCTTTCTAGTacagttttttaaagaaatttatttcacagttttagaGTTATTTTCAGTCACTGTGAATCTGGGAGAATAGCGGCATCCAGTCTTCAGTAGGTATTTGGTAGTATTTCTGTAGGTCCAACAGTACTGTATAGTGCTAGCGATGACAAGGTTTAGGGTTTGACTCCCAGGGAATGAACTGATGAAGTAATTACTTTCAATGTCGTTTCAGTTGCTGTCAAATGCATTCATGTAAATGGAATTCACAACTGAAAGATGTAAATTAAAAAGCTGATTTAAAGGAACTAGATGGAGGAGGCATTATCTTTTGCAGCGATGGAAAAAAACCCTCGCTTTCAAGGTGCCTAATATCCCACAGTAGCGAGATAAGATGTCGAGCGTATAAATGAGGACAGAATATATAAAGCCCTCAAAGAGCAGACAACATTCAAACGCATCAATGGCCTTCTTGTGGATCCTCTACTGTCTCGCCTTCTTTGGTGCAGCCTATGATATgttcctgttttttatttttaataataagatACTCTAATAGCAGACTTTAAGCCTAGCTAACTAGGCTTAGAACACATGAATCTGTTAAACTGCCTTCATTCTATTTTTTGCCTTCCCCCCTTTTATTACTGGCTCCTCCAGGATTGTGAATGGTGAGGAGGTAGGTGTCTCCGCAGGTAAAATCGGTGTCATAAACAATAGCTTTTAAATGctattaatttattacataatGTTAAATTTATTACAGGACATTGACTTCCACTTTAGCGGTGGCTCCCTGATCAGTGAGTGGTAAGATGTGACTGCTGCTCACTGTGATGTCAGGTAACACAGTATTAAAGATTGAACCTGTAACTTCACATTGTTTAGCCTGTatgatttttaaacttttaaaagatTATGGGTTATAAAATTTTGATTTGGcctatttcatttttattcttattttttacagAACCTTTCATGCGTCATCCTGGGTGAGCATGATCGCTCATCTAATGCTGAGGCCATTCTGACCATTAGTGTTGGAAAGCCATTATACTTTCAATTTCTGTTATCCTGATTATCATTTTCTACAGAAGGAGCCTCCATCCAGATTTACTACATAAATATATGGCAAAATAGTTTCatcaattaataaaaactatacaaaaGAAGTGTATGTTTAACAACACATCATGGACAATCAGTGAGTAATGATGCTCACACGATGCAATCTTCATTAACTCGAAATCTctgaaaatattcaaaattattattcaGACCTACTACAATCAGTGTACCAAATTTCATGATTTTCCCATCAGTTCATAGACTCCTACCAATAACAATATGGGCCACAGGTGTTGATTCACTAACGGATCTAAATGTAGTtcacttaatttttttctataaacGGGAACCTTGTTGAACTATTCATTAAGAGAACCATCTTGTGAAAGCCATTCTTGTGCGGGACTCTGTGTTTGTATCATATACTTGATTTCTCTTCACCGAAGATTCAGCATATTTTTGTAGTTTAGCCTGAATTGGATCTGTTCTCTGTcctgatttcttttcttttaaaattctgcCAATCTTTCAGCTTCTGATACCCCTCCCCTGCTCCAGCAGGCCACTCTGCATCTGCTGACCAATGATGACTAGTTAGactggttagagagtttgacttctaaaCCTAAGGTtctgggttcgagtcttgggcctgTAATACCACTAGTGAGTTGCCCTTgatcaaggcactgaacccccaactgttccctgggtgccgcagcataaatggctgcccactgctccatgtgtgtgcactttagaagggttaaatgcagagcatgaattctgagtatgggtcaccatgctgtatgtcacttttttggcaaccttttttttaatgcagaaatgAATCTGTTTTTCTTCTGGCTCTCTGTTTTCAGTTGTACACCGCTCAGTTTAGTTGTCAGGTGATCTGATagcttttttaatttaacatgCTACACATTTGCAATAATTagattgtatttaatatatatatattactatgacAATATAGTAGACAATAAAGtagattttaacattaaaattgcaataaaattaCACCATAAAACTGCAGCAATACAAATGTGAAATCTTAAGAGCCAAGGTGCACTCTTTATGCTTTGTGCagctttattattaaacattatcaaccattatatttgttatattgtaACAAACTTCCCTATGGATAGTGTGAGGCTGTATATTTACACTATCCACATATACATTCTAGAGttacaaactgtaaatgtaaagacacaaTTAGTTATTTCAGTGTAGAAATAGGCTCTATGCATACTCATGTTTGCAGGTGTGATCCATGCTACGGCAGTAGCAGAAGGCCTTAAAGAAACGACAGTAACACGTATCACAGGGGTTACAGCAGGGCAGGTGATGACCCAAGCAGGACTGCTGATGAGGGATGCAGCGGCTGGGGGAACGTGTGCCTCTTCTCTGCAGCTGTACAGCTTTACCCAGATCCTGTGGCAACAAAAAGAAACTAAAATACTTCACCTTAGGTAAAGACGTAAACTGTGGAAGACCGTGCCTTTTGCAGGGATCGGCCCTGAAGCTCTGGAACAGTTTGCCTTTGAACAGAACTGCCTCCAAATTTGTGTCATTTAAGTCTCTTTTAAAGACTAATTTCTTCTTCAAGTACCATGTCCAAGTAAATCAGAAAACCCAAGTCACCACCTCACCTATTTTGTTTTATCACACTGCTGACATAGGATTGTGCACATAATTTAACTTCAacttaatttaacttaaaattaaaatttgcctTTACATCAAtgcaaacaaatttaaaaaagtcACTTGATATTAAATGTGTATGCTACTGTAAATGTC
Proteins encoded in this region:
- the agrp gene encoding agouti-related protein, with protein sequence MIMMLNIAIISWFLMNVMVMASHPNLRRSENSFALSDTDLLPGVENFEINSVEEKLLEELGSYDEDLGKAVQLQRRGTRSPSRCIPHQQSCLGHHLPCCNPCDTCYCRFFKAFCYCRSMDHTCKHEYA